The following proteins are co-located in the Vicugna pacos chromosome 3, VicPac4, whole genome shotgun sequence genome:
- the LOC102536530 gene encoding general transcription factor IIH subunit 2, translated as MDEEPERTKRWEGGYERTWEILKEDESGSLKATIEDILFKAKRKRVFEHHGQVRLGMMRHLYVVVDGSRTMEDQDLKPNRLTCTLKLLEYFVEEYFDQNPISQIGIIVTKGKRAEKLTELSGNPRKHTTSLKKAVDMTCHGEPSLYNSLNMAMQTLKHMPGHTSREVLIIFSSLTTCDPSNIYDLIKTLKAAKIRVSVIGLSAEVRVCTILARETGGTYHVILDESHYKELLTHHVSPPPASSSSECSLIRMGFPQHTIASLSDQDAKPSFSMAHLDSNTEPGLTLGGYFCPQCRAKYCELPVECKICGLTLVSAPHLARSYHHLFPLDAFQEIPLEEHNGERFCYSCQGELKDQHVYVCTVCQNVFCVDCDVFVHDSLHCCPGCIHKIPTPSGI; from the exons ATGGATGAAGAGCCTGAAAGAACTAAGCGATGGGAAGGAGGCTATGAAAGAACATG GGAGATTCTTAAAGAAGATGAATCAGGATCACTTAAAGCTACAATAGAAGACATTCTCttcaaagcaaagagaaaaag GGTATTTGAGCACCATGGACAAGTTCGACTTGGAATG ATGCGCCATCTTTATGTGGTAGTAGATGGATCAAGAACAATGGAAGACCAAGATTTAAAGCCGAATAGACTGACATGTACTTTAAAG ttgctGGAATACTTCGTAGAGGAATATTTTGATCAAAATCCTATTAGTCAG atTGGAATCATTGTAACAAAGGGTAAAAGAGCTGAAAAACTGACGGAACTCTCAG GAAACCCGAGGAAACATACAACATCTCTGAAGAAAGCTGTAGACATGACTTGCCATGGAGAACCATCTCTTTATAACTCCTTAAACATGGCTATGCAAACTCTAAA ACACATGCCTGGACATACAAGTAGAGAAGTCCTAATCATCTTCAGCAGCCTCACAACTTGCGATCCATCTAATATCTATGATCTAATCAAG ACCCTAAAGGCGGCTAAAATTAGAGTGTCTGTTATTGGATTGTCTGCAGAGGTTCGGGTTTGCACCATACTTGCTCGTGAAACTGGTG GCACATACCATGTTATTTTAGATGAAAGCCATTACAAAGAATTGCTAACACACCATGTTAGTCCCCCTCCTGCTAGCTCAAGTTCTGAATGCTCACTTATTCGTATGG GATTTCCTCAGCATACCATTGCTTCTCTGTCTGATCAAGATGCAAAACCCTCTTTCAGCATGGC GCATCTGGATAGCAACACTGAGCCAGGACTTACCTTAGGAGGCTATTTCTGCCCACAATGTCGGGCAAAGTACTGTGAGCTTCCTGTTGAATGTAAAATCTGTG GTCTTACGTTGGTGTCTGCACCCCATTTGGCACGGTCTtaccatcatttatttcctttggatgcCTTTCAAGAAATTCCCTTAGAAGAACATAATGGAGAGAG attttgttaCAGCTGTCAGGGGGAATTGAAAGACCAACAT GTCTATGTTTGCACTGTGTGCCAAAATGTTTTCTGTGTGGACTGTGACGTTTTTGTTCATGACTCTCTCCATTGTTGTCCTGGCTGTATTCATAAGATTCCAACTCCTTCAGGTATTTGA